GGCCAGGAGTACCTTTCCGACCCCGGTGCAGTGCAACGGAAGTCGGCTGCCCACCCGGCTGACCACCGGCACCGACGCCCGACCCGACAGCCGATCGAGATAGAGAACCTGGATGCCGTCGCGGACGGCGAGATGCACCGTCGCGAACGTGGCCGCATAGAGATCCTGCAGGAACGGGGCGGCGACCTCCCGGATGCCGGACTGGATCGGCGCGAGGAGCCCGAGGTCCCAGAGCCGCCTGCCGACGACGAACCGAGTGTCCGGCCGTCGGGTCAGGGCTCCCCAGGTCTCGAGTTCGCGGACGAGTCGGTGGGTGGTCGGCAACGGCAGGCCCGCACGGTCGGAGATCTCGGTCAGGGTGAGGGAACGATGCGACCGGTCGAACGCGCCGAGCACAGCCAGCACCCGGGATGCCACCGATTGCCCGGGTGCGCTCGTATTACCCGCCATCGCCACAGCCTTTCACTCAGTGGAATCCACGGTACCCCTCCCGCTGGTCCGCCCCCCGCTGGTCGAGTAGCGCCCGAACCACCCCACCCACCGCTGG
This sequence is a window from Gordonia insulae. Protein-coding genes within it:
- a CDS encoding IclR family transcriptional regulator, with product MAGNTSAPGQSVASRVLAVLGAFDRSHRSLTLTEISDRAGLPLPTTHRLVRELETWGALTRRPDTRFVVGRRLWDLGLLAPIQSGIREVAAPFLQDLYAATFATVHLAVRDGIQVLYLDRLSGRASVPVVSRVGSRLPLHCTGVGKVLLAHAPEDVRREAMSDLPPMTPHTVVAPGVLDRQLRQIRQQGYATTIEEMTLGACSIAVPIRRDDEVVAALGVVVPSLGRNRASLVAAAQVAAQGVGRTLYGGAPPPRGV